Proteins encoded in a region of the Phocoena phocoena chromosome X, mPhoPho1.1, whole genome shotgun sequence genome:
- the IL13RA2 gene encoding interleukin-13 receptor subunit alpha-2 encodes MAFIHLDIRCLYTLLLCTAFGSTLSSNAEIKVNPPQDFEIVDPGYLGYLYLQWQPPLSLDNFKECTVEYELKYRNIGSASWKTIITKNLHYKDGFDLNKGVEAKIHTLLLGQCTNGSEVQSSWSEATYWISPQGNLEAKIQDMDCVYYNWQHLLCSWKPGMCVHSDTNYNLFYWYEGLDHVLQCADYIKANGKNIGCMFPYLESSDYKDFYICVNGSSESQVIRPSYYIFQLQNIVKPLPPDYLSLTVKNSEEINLKWSIPKGPIPAKCFIYEIEFIEDDTAWVTTTVENEIYITRTSNESHELCFLVRSKVNIYCSDDGIWSEWSDEQCWKGDTWKETLIFFMIPLAFVSLLVLLITCLILYKQKNLLKTIFHTKKEASSNQVIRC; translated from the exons atggctttcATTCATTTGGATATCAGATGCCTGTATACCCTTCTTCTTTGCACAGCATTCGGCTCTACTTTGTCTTCAAATGCTGAGATAAAAG ttaatcCTCCTCAGGATTTTGAAATAGTGGATCCTGGATATTTAGGCTATCTCTATTTGCAGTGGCAACCTCCACTGTCTCTGGATAACTTTAAGGAATGCACAGTAGAATATGAATTAAAGTATCGAAACATTGGTAGTGCAAGCTGGAAG ACCATCATTACTAAGAATCTACATTACAAAGATGGGTTTGATCTTAACAAAGGTGTTGAAGCAAAGATACACACACTTCTGCTAGGGCAATGCACAAATGGATCAGAAGTTCAAAGTTCATGGTCAGAAGCTACTTATTGGATATCACCACAAG gaAATCTGGAAGCTAAAATTCAGGATATGGATTGTGTATATTACAACTGGCAACATTTACTTTGCTCTTGGAAACCTGGCATGTGTGTCCATTCTGATACCAATTACAACTTGTTTTATTG GTATGAGGGCTTGGACCATGTGTTACAGTGTGCTGATTACATCAAGGCTAACGGAAAAAATATTGGATGCATGTTTCCCTACTTGGAGTCATCAGACTATAAAGATTTCTACATCTGTGTTAATGGATCATCAGAATCCCAAGTTATCAGACCCAGCTATTACATTTTTCAGCTTCAAAATATAG TTAAACCTTTGCCACCAGACTACCTTAGTCTTACTGTGAAGAATTCAGAGGAAATTAACCTGAAGTGGAGCATTCCCAAAGGACCTATTCCAGCAAAGTGTTTCATTTATGAAATTGAATTCATAGAAGATGATACTGCCTGGGTG ACTACCACAgttgaaaatgaaatatacatCACAAGAACATCAAATGAAAGCCACGAATTATGCTTTTTAGTAAGGagcaaagtaaatatttattgctcAGATGATGGAATATGGAGTGAGTGGAGTGATGAACAATGCTGGAAAG GTGACACGTGGAAGGAAACCTTAATATTTTTCATGATACCATTGGCTTTTGTCTCATTACTTGTTTTGTTAATAACTTGCCTGATTTTGTATAAGCAAAAAAATTTGCTGAAAACG atttttcataccAAAAAAGAAGCTTCTTCTAATCAGGTGATACGGTGCTGA